Proteins encoded within one genomic window of Nonomuraea gerenzanensis:
- a CDS encoding TIGR00645 family protein, which yields MPPKPAFGPGTARPKSLGYLMFASRWLQVPLYLGLIVAQAVYVYQFALELWHLIETVFLHGDAPVAGAPSREVVVMLTVLALIDVVMISNLLIMVIIGGYETFVSRIDLNDHPDEPEWLSHVNANVLKVKLATAIIGISSVHLLQTFIRASTTPNDKIMWQTLMHLAFVVSAVGLAYIDRLLSTSPAEHTRSHL from the coding sequence TTGCCCCCCAAGCCCGCATTCGGCCCGGGAACCGCCCGGCCGAAGAGCCTCGGTTACCTGATGTTCGCCAGCCGCTGGCTCCAGGTGCCGCTCTACCTGGGGCTCATCGTGGCCCAGGCCGTGTACGTGTACCAGTTCGCCCTGGAGCTGTGGCACCTCATCGAGACCGTGTTCCTGCACGGGGACGCCCCGGTCGCCGGGGCTCCCTCGCGCGAGGTCGTGGTCATGCTCACGGTGCTGGCGCTCATCGACGTGGTGATGATCTCGAACCTGCTGATCATGGTGATCATCGGGGGCTACGAGACGTTCGTCTCGCGCATCGACCTCAACGACCATCCCGACGAGCCCGAGTGGCTCTCCCACGTCAACGCGAACGTGCTGAAGGTCAAGCTGGCCACGGCCATCATCGGGATCTCGTCGGTGCACCTGCTGCAGACGTTCATCCGGGCCTCGACGACGCCGAACGACAAGATCATGTGGCAGACGCTGATGCATCTGGCGTTCGTGGTCTCGGCTGTCGGGCTCGCGTACATCGACCGGCTGCTGTCCACATCGCCGGCCGAGCACACGCGGTCCCACCTCTAG
- the serC gene encoding phosphoserine transaminase: MADIVIPADIKPADGRFGCGPSKVRTEQLAALAASGASLMGTSHRQKPVKNLVGRVRSGLADLFSLPEGYQVVLGNGGTTAFWDIAAFGLIREKSQHLSFGEFSSKFAAVTKKAPWLGEPSVIKSEVGTYPEAVAEDGVDAYALTHNETSTGVAMPIKRVGSDDSLVLVDATSGAGGLPVDLAETDVYYFAPQKSFASDGGLWIAIMSPRALARVEEIAASGRFVPEFFSLPVAIDNSAKDQTYNTPAVATLFLLADQLDWMNGNGGLAWTTARTAESSQRLYTWAEKSAYATPFAAPEFRSQVVGTIDFADSVDAAAVAKVLRANGIVDTEPYRKLGRNQLRIAMFPAIDPADIEALTTCVDYVVERL, translated from the coding sequence GTGGCTGACATCGTTATTCCCGCTGACATCAAGCCCGCCGACGGCCGCTTCGGCTGCGGGCCCTCGAAGGTTCGCACCGAGCAACTGGCCGCGCTCGCCGCCTCCGGCGCGAGCCTCATGGGCACCTCGCACCGCCAGAAGCCGGTCAAGAACCTGGTCGGCCGCGTGCGCTCCGGTCTGGCCGACCTGTTCTCGCTGCCTGAGGGCTACCAGGTCGTGCTGGGCAACGGCGGCACCACCGCGTTCTGGGACATCGCCGCCTTCGGGCTCATCCGCGAGAAGTCCCAGCACCTGTCGTTCGGCGAGTTCTCCTCGAAGTTCGCCGCGGTCACCAAGAAGGCGCCCTGGCTGGGCGAGCCGAGCGTCATCAAGTCCGAGGTGGGCACCTACCCCGAGGCCGTGGCCGAGGACGGCGTCGACGCCTACGCGCTCACCCACAACGAGACCTCGACCGGCGTGGCCATGCCGATCAAGCGGGTCGGCTCCGACGACTCGCTGGTGCTCGTGGACGCCACCTCCGGCGCCGGCGGCCTGCCCGTCGACCTCGCCGAGACCGACGTCTACTACTTCGCGCCGCAGAAGAGCTTCGCCTCCGACGGCGGCCTGTGGATCGCGATCATGTCGCCGCGCGCCCTGGCCAGGGTCGAGGAGATCGCCGCGAGCGGCCGGTTCGTGCCCGAGTTCTTCAGCCTGCCGGTCGCGATCGACAACTCCGCCAAGGACCAGACCTACAACACCCCGGCGGTCGCCACGCTGTTCCTGCTGGCCGACCAGCTCGACTGGATGAACGGCAACGGCGGCCTGGCCTGGACCACCGCCCGCACGGCCGAGTCCAGCCAGCGCCTCTACACCTGGGCGGAGAAGTCGGCCTACGCCACGCCGTTCGCCGCTCCCGAGTTCCGCTCCCAGGTGGTCGGCACGATCGACTTCGCCGACTCCGTCGACGCCGCGGCCGTGGCCAAGGTGCTGCGCGCCAACGGCATCGTCGACACCGAGCCCTACCGCAAGCTGGGCCGCAACCAGCTGCGCATCGCGATGTTCCCGGCCATCGACCCGGCCGACATCGAGGCCCTGACGACCTGCGTCGACTACGTGGTCGAGCGCCTCTAG
- a CDS encoding helix-turn-helix domain-containing protein encodes MAMEDADVLTARELEILSLTGSGHSAQEIADLLRLSRCAVENHRRRIYRKLGVAGQGQAVFRGLGLLEPAGPPSVARERGRELVVVHARCPIAGEVVTRAVIGAGRALAAVRGPLPYDEEFQASRLTAVLVDPVTADWALPGRLGARTVAVPSAPPGPCMVTDAVARGASAVLWLEDVPDHLCAVLDLVAREYLVLGAGMVQRLGPAPRLTEREAEVLASIARGDSIKQTARLLGIAGKTVESTRARLFVKLGARNRSEALTNAYRVGLLPPGPPGGRPRRRITGLGSTDRPGRR; translated from the coding sequence ATGGCCATGGAAGACGCGGACGTCCTTACCGCCAGAGAGCTGGAGATCCTCTCCCTGACCGGTTCAGGCCACAGTGCCCAGGAGATCGCGGACCTGCTGCGGCTCTCCCGGTGCGCGGTGGAGAACCACCGGCGGCGCATCTACCGCAAGCTCGGGGTGGCGGGCCAGGGACAGGCCGTCTTCCGCGGGCTCGGCCTGCTGGAGCCCGCCGGCCCGCCGTCCGTGGCGCGGGAGCGGGGCAGGGAGCTGGTCGTCGTGCACGCCAGGTGCCCGATCGCCGGCGAGGTGGTGACGCGGGCGGTGATCGGGGCGGGGCGGGCGCTGGCGGCCGTGCGCGGGCCGCTGCCGTACGACGAGGAGTTCCAGGCCAGCCGGCTCACGGCGGTGCTGGTGGACCCCGTGACGGCCGACTGGGCGCTGCCCGGGCGGCTCGGGGCGCGCACGGTCGCCGTGCCGTCCGCGCCGCCGGGGCCGTGCATGGTGACCGACGCCGTGGCGCGGGGCGCGTCCGCGGTGTTGTGGCTGGAGGACGTGCCGGACCACCTGTGCGCGGTGCTGGACCTGGTCGCGCGGGAGTACCTGGTGCTGGGCGCGGGCATGGTGCAGCGGCTCGGCCCGGCGCCGCGGCTCACCGAGCGCGAGGCCGAGGTGCTGGCCTCGATCGCGCGCGGCGACAGCATCAAGCAGACAGCGCGCCTGCTCGGCATCGCGGGCAAGACCGTGGAGAGCACCAGGGCCAGGCTGTTCGTGAAGCTGGGAGCCCGCAACCGGTCCGAGGCGCTGACCAACGCCTACCGCGTGGGGCTGCTGCCGCCGGGGCCGCCGGGCGGGCGGCCCCGGCGCAGGATCACTGGCCTCGGCTCGACGGATCGACCCGGGCGAAGGTGA
- a CDS encoding peroxidase family protein produces the protein MEMGRAGGLVDARDPLQEGPIRLITNPELSPNNLDNTTHTAGTTFFGQFIDHDMTFDQDSPLGVPTAPEQSPNLRTPGFDLDTVYARGPASDPQFYDPADGAKLRVESGGRFEDVPRRPNRTAIIPDPRNDENLIISGLHAAFLRFHNRVVDHLRAAGQQGNVFEAARQQVRWHYQWLVLREFLPQIIGQNVVSDILTNGRRFYRPVAGQQFIPVEFQGAAYRFGHSMVRPSYRANLAGNPDGTAFFGFIFDPAGQGQADPVDLRGGARAPRRFIGWQTFFDFGDGEVRPNKRIDTKLSTPLFNLPLAAIPSADPPTSLAQRNLLRHITWSMPSGQNIARAIGVQSLEAQHFPELQAIGHGLPASTPLWYYVLKEAEVLAGGLRLAGVGARIVGEVFVGLLQLDPSSFLRTNPSWRPTLPRRSGPAGDFRMVDLLTFARVDPSSRGQ, from the coding sequence ATGGAGATGGGCCGCGCCGGCGGCCTGGTCGACGCCAGGGACCCGCTGCAGGAAGGACCCATCCGGCTGATCACCAACCCCGAGCTCAGCCCGAACAACCTCGACAACACCACCCACACGGCCGGCACGACGTTCTTCGGTCAGTTCATCGACCACGACATGACCTTCGACCAGGACTCCCCCCTGGGCGTGCCGACCGCGCCCGAGCAGTCGCCCAACCTCAGGACGCCCGGCTTCGACCTCGACACCGTCTACGCCCGCGGCCCCGCCTCCGACCCGCAGTTCTACGACCCGGCGGACGGCGCCAAGCTCCGCGTGGAGAGCGGCGGCCGGTTCGAGGACGTGCCGCGCAGGCCGAACCGTACGGCGATCATCCCCGATCCACGCAACGACGAGAACCTCATCATCAGCGGCCTGCACGCCGCGTTCCTGCGCTTCCACAACCGGGTCGTGGACCACCTGCGGGCCGCGGGCCAGCAGGGCAACGTGTTCGAGGCCGCCAGGCAGCAGGTCAGGTGGCACTATCAGTGGCTGGTGCTGCGGGAGTTCCTGCCGCAGATCATCGGCCAGAACGTCGTCAGCGACATCCTCACGAACGGGCGGCGCTTCTACCGGCCGGTGGCCGGGCAGCAGTTCATCCCCGTCGAGTTCCAGGGCGCGGCCTACCGGTTCGGGCACAGCATGGTACGGCCGTCGTACCGGGCGAACCTGGCGGGCAACCCCGACGGCACGGCGTTCTTCGGCTTCATCTTCGACCCCGCGGGCCAGGGCCAGGCCGACCCGGTGGACCTGCGCGGCGGGGCCAGGGCGCCCAGGCGCTTCATCGGCTGGCAGACGTTCTTCGACTTCGGCGACGGCGAGGTGCGGCCGAACAAGCGCATCGACACCAAGCTGTCCACGCCGCTGTTCAACCTGCCGCTGGCCGCGATCCCGTCCGCGGACCCGCCGACCTCGCTGGCGCAGCGCAACCTGCTGCGGCACATCACCTGGTCGATGCCGTCCGGGCAGAACATCGCGCGCGCCATCGGCGTGCAGTCGCTGGAGGCGCAGCACTTCCCCGAGCTGCAGGCGATCGGGCACGGGCTGCCCGCCAGCACCCCGCTGTGGTACTACGTGCTCAAGGAGGCCGAGGTCCTGGCCGGCGGGCTCAGGCTGGCCGGGGTGGGCGCGCGGATCGTCGGCGAGGTCTTCGTCGGCCTGCTGCAGCTCGACCCGTCCTCGTTCCTGCGCACGAACCCGTCCTGGCGCCCCACGCTGCCGCGGCGCTCCGGCCCGGCGGGTGACTTCAGGATGGTGGACCTGCTCACCTTCGCCCGGGTCGATCCGTCGAGCCGAGGCCAGTGA
- a CDS encoding citrate synthase 2 has product MSDFKPGLEGVVAFETEIAEPDKEGGALRYRGVDIEELVGRVPFGHVWGLLVDNQFQPGLPPAEPYPIPVHSGDIRVDVQSALAMLAPAYGFKPLLDISDEEARDQLARASVMALSFVAQSARGLGLPMVPQSKVDEAKTIVERFMIRWRGEPDPKHVKAIDAYWTSAAEHGMNASTFTARVIASTGADVAAALSGAVGAMSGPLHGGAPARVLHMIEGVEQLGDAKKYVQSELDKGNRLMGFGHRVYRAEDPRARVLRRTAKELDAPRYEVAAALEKAALEELHARKPDRVLATNVEYWAAVVLDFAEVPSHMFTSMFTCARTAGWAAHILEQKRTGRLVRPSAIYTGPTSRPLSELDGADEVVGKY; this is encoded by the coding sequence ATGTCCGACTTCAAACCCGGGCTCGAAGGCGTCGTAGCTTTCGAGACCGAGATCGCGGAACCGGACAAAGAAGGGGGCGCCCTTCGATACCGGGGCGTCGACATCGAAGAGCTGGTCGGCCGTGTCCCTTTCGGGCACGTTTGGGGCCTGCTGGTCGACAATCAGTTCCAGCCGGGCCTGCCCCCGGCGGAGCCGTACCCCATTCCTGTCCACTCCGGTGACATCCGTGTAGACGTGCAGAGCGCGCTGGCGATGCTGGCCCCTGCCTACGGCTTCAAGCCCCTGCTCGACATCAGCGACGAGGAGGCCCGCGACCAGCTCGCCCGCGCCTCCGTCATGGCCCTGTCGTTCGTGGCGCAGTCCGCGCGCGGCCTCGGCCTGCCGATGGTGCCGCAGAGCAAGGTCGACGAGGCCAAGACCATCGTCGAACGCTTCATGATCCGCTGGCGCGGTGAGCCTGATCCCAAGCACGTCAAGGCCATCGACGCCTACTGGACCTCCGCCGCCGAGCACGGCATGAACGCCTCGACGTTCACCGCCCGCGTCATCGCCTCCACCGGCGCCGACGTGGCCGCCGCGCTCTCCGGTGCCGTCGGCGCCATGTCCGGCCCGCTGCACGGCGGCGCGCCCGCGCGCGTCCTGCACATGATCGAGGGCGTCGAGCAGCTCGGCGACGCCAAGAAGTACGTCCAGAGCGAGCTCGACAAGGGCAACCGGCTCATGGGCTTCGGCCACCGCGTCTACCGCGCCGAGGACCCGCGCGCCCGCGTGCTGCGCCGCACGGCCAAGGAGCTCGACGCGCCCCGTTACGAGGTCGCGGCGGCGCTGGAGAAGGCCGCGCTGGAGGAGCTGCACGCCCGCAAGCCGGACCGCGTGCTGGCCACGAACGTGGAGTACTGGGCCGCCGTGGTGCTGGACTTCGCCGAGGTGCCCTCCCACATGTTCACCTCGATGTTCACCTGCGCCCGCACGGCCGGCTGGGCCGCGCACATCCTGGAGCAGAAGCGCACGGGCAGGCTGGTCCGCCCGAGCGCCATCTACACCGGCCCCACCTCGCGCCCACTCAGCGAGCTGGACGGCGCCGACGAGGTCGTCGGCAAGTACTGA
- the pdxH gene encoding pyridoxamine 5'-phosphate oxidase, giving the protein MDATPRPPTLAGLRRTYEGEPLLESDLASDPIAQFTTWFQDALDAGLPEPNAMVLATASAGGRPSARTVLLKGYDERGFVFYTNYESRKGRDLGENPRASLLFPWHPMRRQVRVEGTVTRISHAETAEYFDSRPYGSRVGAWASRQSAVVRSREELDARYEEIAARWPEDPPVPEFWGGFRVHPVEVEFWQGQLDRMHDRLRYRRTRPGWVLERLAP; this is encoded by the coding sequence GTGGATGCCACCCCGCGCCCGCCCACGCTGGCGGGGCTTCGCCGTACGTACGAGGGCGAGCCGTTGCTCGAATCAGACCTCGCGTCCGACCCCATCGCGCAGTTCACCACCTGGTTCCAGGACGCGCTCGACGCCGGCCTCCCGGAACCCAACGCCATGGTCCTGGCCACCGCGTCGGCCGGCGGCCGGCCCAGCGCCAGAACGGTCCTGCTCAAGGGCTACGACGAACGCGGATTCGTCTTCTACACCAACTACGAGTCGCGCAAGGGCCGCGACCTGGGCGAGAACCCGCGTGCCTCGCTGCTGTTCCCCTGGCACCCGATGCGCCGTCAGGTGCGCGTCGAGGGCACTGTGACGAGGATCTCCCACGCGGAGACGGCCGAGTACTTCGACTCGCGCCCGTACGGCTCGCGCGTCGGCGCCTGGGCGTCGCGTCAGTCGGCGGTCGTGCGTTCCAGGGAGGAGCTGGACGCCAGATATGAGGAGATAGCAGCCCGATGGCCGGAAGATCCGCCTGTGCCGGAGTTCTGGGGCGGGTTCCGGGTCCATCCGGTCGAGGTGGAGTTCTGGCAGGGCCAGCTCGATCGGATGCACGACCGGCTGCGTTACAGGCGGACGCGACCCGGGTGGGTTCTGGAGAGACTTGCCCCTTAA
- a CDS encoding MFS transporter, translating to MAFGVLVKRHLVDTRPLGVPAYRRIWLGQAVSHIGVGVTVVAVGQQVFEITQSSFYVGLIGIANLIPLIVFGLWGGAVADAVDRRKLLIVGCLIAWAATLFILIQALLGLNNVYLIFLAVALNSTGFAITGPTRGAIIPRILDAELVPAANALNSLVYSMGAVLGPMIGGVAMSTGGYAWAYAVDAVLFTANLYAALRLPSLPPLGEVQRPGARAVLDGLSFIVRTPVLLMSFVVDIIAMVFAMPRALFPELTAERFGGDLIALGWMNSAMAIGSVTGALFSGWVGRVKRQGVALSIVIAVWGLAVAAAGLVHDLRLLVLFMAVGGVADVISSVWRQSILQLYAPDEMRGRLQGAFMVVVAGGPRLGDLRAGATATAFGLTGAWVGGGLACAVTVLVVGLSVAGFRNYRAGATAELPSKGKPPG from the coding sequence GTGGCATTCGGGGTTCTGGTCAAGCGTCATCTCGTAGACACCCGGCCGCTGGGCGTTCCCGCGTACCGGCGGATCTGGCTGGGCCAGGCCGTGTCGCACATCGGCGTCGGCGTGACCGTCGTGGCGGTCGGGCAGCAGGTCTTCGAGATCACGCAGTCGTCCTTCTACGTGGGCCTGATCGGCATCGCCAACCTGATCCCGCTGATCGTCTTCGGCCTGTGGGGCGGCGCCGTCGCCGACGCCGTGGACCGGCGCAAGCTGCTCATCGTCGGCTGCCTGATCGCCTGGGCCGCCACGCTGTTCATCCTGATCCAGGCGCTGCTCGGGCTGAACAACGTCTACCTGATCTTCCTCGCGGTCGCGCTGAACTCCACCGGCTTCGCCATCACCGGGCCGACCAGGGGCGCGATCATCCCCCGGATCCTCGACGCGGAGCTGGTGCCGGCGGCGAACGCGCTCAACTCGCTCGTCTACAGCATGGGCGCGGTCCTCGGGCCGATGATCGGCGGGGTGGCGATGTCGACCGGCGGCTACGCGTGGGCGTACGCGGTGGACGCCGTCCTGTTCACCGCGAACCTCTACGCGGCGCTCAGGCTGCCCTCACTGCCTCCGCTGGGCGAGGTGCAACGTCCGGGGGCCAGGGCCGTCCTGGACGGGCTCAGCTTCATCGTGAGGACCCCGGTGCTGCTGATGTCGTTCGTCGTGGACATCATCGCGATGGTGTTCGCCATGCCGCGGGCGCTCTTCCCCGAGCTGACCGCCGAGCGCTTCGGCGGTGACCTGATCGCGCTGGGCTGGATGAACTCGGCCATGGCCATCGGCTCCGTGACCGGCGCGCTGTTCTCCGGCTGGGTGGGGCGGGTCAAGCGGCAGGGGGTGGCGCTGTCGATCGTCATCGCCGTGTGGGGGCTGGCCGTGGCCGCCGCCGGGCTCGTCCACGACCTGCGGCTGCTGGTGCTGTTCATGGCCGTCGGCGGGGTGGCCGACGTGATCTCCTCGGTGTGGCGGCAGTCGATCCTGCAGCTCTACGCGCCCGACGAGATGCGGGGGCGGCTGCAGGGGGCGTTCATGGTGGTCGTGGCGGGCGGGCCGCGCCTGGGCGACCTGCGGGCCGGCGCCACCGCCACGGCCTTCGGGCTGACCGGGGCGTGGGTGGGCGGCGGTCTGGCGTGCGCCGTCACCGTGCTGGTCGTCGGGCTGTCGGTGGCGGGCTTCCGTAACTACCGGGCCGGCGCGACCGCCGAGCTGCCGTCCAAGGGCAAGCCGCCCGGCTGA
- a CDS encoding UdgX family uracil-DNA binding protein (This protein belongs to the uracil DNA glycosylase superfamily, members of which act in excision repair of DNA. However, it belongs more specifically to UdgX branch, whose founding member was found to bind uracil in DNA (where it does not belong), without cleaving it, appears to promote DNA repair by a pathway involving RecA, rather than base excision.), translated as MVKDGNNGAAEFLPDRLDLDALRRAAAGCEGCDLYRNATQTVFGEGPRQARFMLVGEQPGDQEDRQGHPFVGPAGRILDRGLQEAGIEREDVYLTNAVKHFSFTPRGKRRIHQKPTAAEIGACQPWLNAELAVVRPEVVVVLGATAARSLLGRAFKVTQHRGEAVPLGEALAVATIHPSAVLRAPDRDAAYAGFLADLQAAARVA; from the coding sequence ATGGTTAAGGACGGCAACAATGGGGCGGCCGAGTTCCTTCCCGACCGTCTCGATCTTGACGCGCTGCGGCGTGCCGCGGCCGGCTGCGAGGGCTGTGACCTGTACAGGAACGCCACGCAGACGGTGTTCGGCGAGGGGCCGCGGCAGGCCAGGTTCATGCTCGTCGGCGAGCAGCCGGGCGATCAGGAGGATCGGCAGGGGCATCCGTTCGTCGGCCCTGCGGGGCGCATTCTGGACAGAGGGTTGCAAGAGGCGGGGATCGAGCGTGAGGACGTCTACCTCACCAACGCCGTCAAGCACTTCTCTTTCACGCCACGGGGTAAAAGACGGATTCATCAGAAACCCACGGCCGCGGAGATCGGCGCCTGCCAGCCGTGGCTGAACGCGGAGCTGGCCGTGGTGCGGCCCGAGGTGGTCGTGGTGCTCGGCGCGACGGCGGCGCGGTCGCTGCTGGGGCGCGCGTTCAAGGTGACGCAGCACCGCGGTGAGGCGGTGCCGCTCGGCGAGGCGCTGGCGGTGGCGACCATCCATCCCTCCGCGGTGCTGCGGGCGCCCGACAGGGACGCGGCGTACGCGGGCTTCCTGGCCGACCTCCAGGCGGCTGCGCGGGTCGCCTGA
- a CDS encoding metal-dependent transcriptional regulator produces MTAHGLIDTTEMYLRTIYELEEEGIVPLRARIAERLQQSGPTVSQTVARMERDGLVRVEGDRHLSMTELGRTLATRVMRKHRLAECLLTQVIGLPWEEVHIEACRWEHVMSESVESRLVTLLDNPTVCPHGNPIPGLAELGAREPVESDDDVLTTMCDLAGTRDTPVVVRRISEQVQSDPAVMLKLKQVGIQPGREVTLAASDDGVRVTGDGDAKDTPAELPRDVAAHVFVSKR; encoded by the coding sequence TTGACCGCACACGGCTTGATCGACACCACGGAGATGTATCTCCGTACCATCTATGAGCTTGAAGAAGAGGGCATCGTCCCGCTGCGCGCCCGCATCGCCGAGCGCCTTCAGCAGAGCGGCCCCACTGTCAGCCAGACCGTGGCCCGCATGGAGCGCGACGGGCTGGTCCGGGTCGAGGGTGACCGCCACCTGTCGATGACGGAGCTGGGCCGCACGCTCGCCACGCGGGTGATGCGCAAGCACCGCCTCGCCGAATGCCTGCTCACGCAGGTCATCGGGCTTCCGTGGGAAGAGGTGCACATCGAGGCGTGCCGCTGGGAGCACGTGATGTCGGAGTCCGTGGAGTCACGGCTGGTGACGTTGCTGGACAACCCGACGGTGTGCCCGCACGGCAATCCCATCCCTGGGCTGGCCGAGCTGGGCGCCAGAGAGCCGGTCGAGAGCGACGACGACGTGCTGACGACGATGTGCGACCTGGCCGGCACACGCGACACACCCGTAGTCGTGCGTCGAATTAGCGAACAAGTGCAAAGCGATCCCGCTGTGATGCTTAAACTCAAGCAAGTTGGGATACAACCCGGACGCGAGGTGACGCTCGCGGCGAGCGACGACGGTGTACGGGTGACAGGTGACGGTGACGCGAAGGATACTCCCGCGGAGCTTCCGCGCGATGTCGCCGCGCACGTTTTTGTCTCCAAGCGCTGA